In a single window of the Deinococcus aetherius genome:
- a CDS encoding alpha/beta hydrolase, translated as MTRRSARALSRRRTFALATLAVTLTASLTACSRVDVQQTLNRAVNLAGLTVATDQRYGPNARNTLDVYAPRNARNAPVVLFIHGGSWQNGDKSGHRFVGESLARAGYVTGVMNYRLAPQNRYPAFVQDAASALRWLRDNAKTFGGNPDVLFVTGHSAGAFNAVEAVDNERWLREAGVPIRAVRGVIGIAGPYSYDFRQFQSRVAFPENSTPDQVMPDRHVRRDAPPHLLLVAANDRTVYPQNALNLEAALKAAGVPVTRTVLPGLNHITIAAAIARPLTFLGGTRQAMIEFIERHK; from the coding sequence ATGACTCGCCGCTCCGCCCGCGCCCTCTCCCGGCGCCGGACCTTCGCCCTCGCCACGCTCGCCGTGACCCTCACCGCGTCCCTGACCGCCTGTTCGAGGGTGGACGTGCAGCAGACCCTCAACCGCGCCGTGAACCTCGCCGGGCTGACCGTCGCCACCGACCAGCGGTACGGGCCCAACGCGCGCAACACCCTCGACGTGTACGCCCCCAGGAACGCGCGGAACGCGCCCGTCGTGCTCTTCATCCACGGCGGCTCGTGGCAGAACGGCGACAAGTCCGGGCACCGCTTCGTGGGCGAGAGCCTGGCGCGGGCCGGGTACGTGACCGGCGTGATGAATTACCGCCTCGCGCCGCAAAACCGCTACCCCGCCTTCGTGCAGGACGCCGCCTCGGCCCTTCGGTGGCTGCGCGACAACGCCAAGACCTTCGGGGGCAACCCGGATGTTCTCTTCGTGACCGGGCATTCGGCGGGGGCCTTCAACGCGGTCGAGGCGGTGGACAACGAGCGCTGGCTGCGCGAGGCGGGCGTGCCCATCCGCGCCGTGCGGGGCGTGATCGGCATCGCAGGGCCGTACTCCTACGACTTCCGGCAGTTCCAGAGCCGGGTAGCCTTTCCCGAGAACAGCACCCCCGATCAGGTGATGCCCGACCGCCACGTCCGCCGGGACGCCCCGCCGCACCTCCTGCTCGTCGCGGCGAACGACCGGACCGTCTACCCCCAGAACGCGCTGAACCTGGAAGCGGCGCTCAAGGCCGCCGGGGTGCCGGTCACCCGCACGGTGCTCCCAGGCCTCAACCACATCACCATCGCCGCCGCCATCGCCCGGCCGCTGACGTTCC
- a CDS encoding lycopene cyclase family protein gives MAPHTDLTDALVIGGGPAGLGLAAELAACGLGVRLVAPHPPRPFPATYGAWLDEVPGPVRPALAQVWTDVRAYTDEEPTPLLRPYALFDNARLLETLLARAGSGLAWTVGTVAHAERAGKEWEVRGAGGERWRARLVVDAGGHLGGLNGPTHPVGVALQTAFGIVAHFDRPPGPSGGVSWMDYRAGHLPPGGVRAAPTFLYTMHLGGDLYLAEETSLIARPGLTRELLERRLHARLAAQGTPPWEIESTEWVSFPMNTAAPAPGPVLAFGAAAGLVHPVSGFQVAGALADAPVVARAVASALDRRGPVCSVQAGWHALWPQGRRAAREVALLGVDALLALPGDALPAFFAAFFRLPAPEWHAFLAPRTGAGALARTMLRLFAQAPNPVRLPLARAALGQAGPSGRALRAAVGGN, from the coding sequence ATGGCCCCGCACACGGACCTCACGGACGCGCTGGTGATCGGCGGCGGCCCGGCCGGGCTGGGTCTCGCCGCCGAACTCGCCGCGTGCGGTCTGGGCGTGCGGCTCGTCGCCCCCCACCCGCCGCGTCCCTTTCCCGCCACCTACGGCGCGTGGCTGGACGAGGTTCCCGGTCCCGTCCGCCCCGCCCTCGCCCAGGTGTGGACGGACGTGCGGGCCTACACGGATGAGGAGCCCACGCCGCTGCTGCGCCCCTACGCCCTGTTCGACAACGCCCGCCTGCTGGAGACGCTGCTCGCGCGGGCGGGGTCGGGCCTGGCCTGGACGGTCGGGACGGTGGCGCACGCCGAGCGGGCGGGGAAGGAGTGGGAGGTCCGGGGCGCGGGCGGCGAGCGGTGGCGGGCCCGGCTGGTGGTGGACGCGGGGGGGCACCTCGGCGGGTTGAACGGGCCCACCCACCCGGTCGGCGTGGCCCTCCAGACCGCGTTCGGGATCGTCGCCCACTTCGACCGCCCTCCCGGTCCTTCCGGTGGGGTCTCCTGGATGGACTACCGCGCGGGCCATCTCCCGCCTGGCGGGGTGCGCGCCGCGCCCACCTTCCTCTACACCATGCACCTCGGCGGCGACCTCTACCTCGCCGAGGAGACGAGCCTGATCGCCCGTCCGGGATTGACGCGCGAGTTGCTCGAACGCCGCCTCCATGCCCGCCTCGCCGCGCAGGGAACGCCGCCCTGGGAGATCGAGAGCACCGAGTGGGTGTCCTTTCCTATGAACACCGCCGCGCCCGCGCCCGGTCCCGTCCTCGCCTTCGGGGCGGCGGCGGGGCTCGTCCACCCGGTGAGCGGCTTCCAGGTGGCAGGGGCGCTGGCCGACGCTCCCGTTGTCGCGCGGGCAGTCGCATCGGCGTTGGACAGGCGAGGTCCCGTCTGCTCGGTTCAGGCTGGGTGGCATGCCCTCTGGCCCCAGGGGCGCCGCGCCGCCCGCGAGGTCGCCCTCCTCGGGGTGGACGCCCTGCTCGCCCTGCCGGGAGACGCGTTGCCCGCCTTCTTCGCCGCCTTCTTCCGCCTGCCCGCGCCCGAGTGGCACGCCTTCCTCGCGCCGCGCACGGGGGCCGGGGCCCTCGCCCGAACAATGCTGAGATTGTTCGCCCAGGCGCCGAACCCGGTGCGCCTGCCCCTCGCCCGCGCCGCGCTGGGGCAGGCCGGGCCGAGCGGACGGGCGCTGCGGGCGGCGGTGGGAGGAAACTGA
- a CDS encoding RidA family protein: MSPESRLRDLGLILPPPVRLPPGVVLPFAMVRVVGDRALISGHGPQGPEGSLAPPFGKVGAEVSPAQAQEAARRVALSVLGSLRRELGDLGRVAAWVRVFGMVNAAPGFTELPAVINGFSDLILEVFGPEVGAHARSAVGMAELPWSIPVEVEAEVWLRPT; the protein is encoded by the coding sequence ATGTCCCCCGAATCCCGGCTCCGCGACCTTGGGCTGATCCTGCCGCCGCCGGTGCGGCTCCCGCCGGGGGTGGTGCTGCCCTTTGCGATGGTGCGGGTGGTGGGCGACCGGGCGCTGATCTCGGGGCACGGGCCGCAGGGCCCAGAGGGCTCCCTCGCCCCGCCCTTCGGCAAGGTCGGCGCCGAGGTGAGCCCGGCGCAGGCGCAGGAGGCCGCGCGGCGGGTGGCCCTCTCCGTGCTGGGAAGCCTGAGGCGCGAACTGGGCGACCTCGGCCGGGTGGCGGCGTGGGTGCGGGTGTTCGGGATGGTAAACGCGGCGCCCGGCTTCACCGAGTTGCCCGCAGTGATCAACGGCTTCTCCGACCTGATCTTGGAGGTCTTCGGCCCGGAAGTCGGCGCGCACGCCCGCTCGGCGGTGGGGATGGCCGAGTTGCCCTGGAGCATCCCGGTGGAGGTGGAGGCCGAGGTGTGGCTGCGGCCCACGTAA
- the sdaAB gene encoding L-serine ammonia-lyase, iron-sulfur-dependent subunit beta encodes MSLLDMIGPVMIGPSSSHTAGACRLGLVAHHLLGEPPHRAVIGLHASFAKTGRGHGTHLALVAGLLGYRPDDPRLPRASLEAEAAGLTVEFRDVDLGDVHPNTAHIDLHGAEQAVTVQGSSTGGGVIRVTEVQGLGVNLSGASPTLLLRYADAVGMIARIASTVAADGVNIATLTCTREARGGQALLAIELDAPLSPEALAFLNRWPDMNWVRPLPKLMDG; translated from the coding sequence ATGTCCCTGCTTGACATGATCGGCCCCGTGATGATCGGGCCGAGCAGCAGCCACACGGCGGGCGCGTGCCGCCTGGGCCTGGTGGCCCACCACCTGCTCGGCGAACCACCCCACCGCGCGGTGATCGGCCTGCACGCGAGTTTCGCCAAGACGGGGCGCGGCCACGGCACCCACCTCGCGCTGGTGGCGGGGCTGCTGGGTTACCGGCCCGACGACCCCCGGCTGCCCCGCGCCTCGCTGGAGGCCGAGGCGGCGGGATTGACCGTCGAGTTCCGTGACGTGGACCTGGGCGACGTTCACCCCAACACCGCGCACATCGACCTGCACGGTGCAGAGCAGGCAGTGACGGTGCAGGGCAGCTCCACGGGCGGCGGGGTGATCCGCGTGACCGAGGTGCAGGGGCTGGGGGTGAATCTCAGCGGTGCGAGCCCCACCCTGCTCCTGCGCTACGCCGACGCCGTGGGCATGATCGCCCGCATCGCCAGCACGGTCGCCGCCGACGGGGTGAACATCGCCACCCTGACCTGTACCCGGGAGGCGCGGGGCGGGCAGGCCCTCCTCGCCATCGAACTCGACGCGCCGCTGAGCCCGGAAGCCCTCGCCTTCCTGAACCGCTGGCCCGACATGAACTGGGTCCGGCCGCTGCCCAAGTTGATGGACGGCTGA
- a CDS encoding L-serine ammonia-lyase, iron-sulfur-dependent, subunit beta has product MTTLEDLMNAPAPASAWVLAQDCAETGLDPGAVCAEMARRIGEMRASIERGLKTDAKSITGMVGWNAKGLWDAPDVLGASLLKRVQAYAMAVNEENARMGRIVAAPTAGSAGTIPGALLGVADHLGLPDERLVDPLILAAGVGKAISKRMFISGAAGGCQAEIGSSAAMAAAAVTELLGGSPRACVHAASLALMNTIGLVCDPVGGYVEVPCVSRNAFFAVHAVSAAQLALAQLESFIPPDEVVMAMASVGRLMPAELRETAEGGLAQTPTGLAVTAHMEGRVEGELPGGMIELPVV; this is encoded by the coding sequence ATGACCACCCTCGAAGACCTGATGAACGCCCCCGCCCCCGCCTCCGCCTGGGTGCTGGCCCAGGACTGTGCGGAGACCGGGCTGGACCCGGGGGCCGTCTGCGCCGAGATGGCCCGCCGCATCGGCGAGATGCGCGCCTCCATTGAACGCGGCCTCAAAACCGACGCGAAGAGCATCACGGGGATGGTGGGCTGGAACGCGAAGGGGCTGTGGGACGCGCCCGACGTGCTGGGGGCGTCCCTTCTCAAGCGGGTGCAGGCCTACGCGATGGCCGTGAACGAGGAGAACGCCCGCATGGGCCGCATCGTCGCCGCGCCCACGGCGGGAAGCGCGGGCACCATCCCGGGGGCGCTCCTCGGCGTGGCCGACCACCTCGGCCTTCCCGACGAGCGGCTGGTGGACCCGCTGATCCTGGCGGCGGGGGTGGGGAAGGCGATCAGCAAGCGCATGTTCATCTCGGGCGCGGCAGGCGGCTGTCAGGCCGAGATCGGGTCGAGCGCCGCGATGGCCGCCGCCGCCGTCACCGAACTCCTCGGCGGCAGCCCCCGCGCCTGCGTCCACGCCGCGTCCCTCGCCCTGATGAACACCATCGGCCTCGTGTGCGACCCCGTGGGCGGCTACGTCGAGGTTCCCTGTGTCAGCCGCAACGCCTTTTTCGCCGTCCACGCCGTCAGCGCGGCGCAACTGGCGCTGGCGCAGCTCGAATCCTTCATCCCGCCCGACGAGGTGGTCATGGCGATGGCCTCGGTGGGCCGCCTGATGCCCGCCGAACTGCGGGAGACGGCGGAGGGGGGACTGGCGCAGACCCCGACTGGACTGGCCGTGACCGCGCACATGGAGGGCCGGGTCGAGGGCGAACTCCCGGGCGGGATGATCGAACTGCCGGTGGTGTGA
- a CDS encoding Uma2 family endonuclease, with protein MTDAAPQAMSEAEYLRSERESPYKREYVGGFVYPLHAQAGASGEHGLISTRIIGHLFPDADRLGCRLYQSDMKLYIHATASYFYPDVMLVCGQEKPDRYFETSPCLLVEVLSGSTAHNDRRHKHAVYTAIPTLQTYLIVSQDERYVVEYQRGEEGWPMREHRGEGRVDVPCLGRSLSLDEMYRGVL; from the coding sequence ATGACGGACGCCGCCCCCCAGGCCATGAGCGAGGCCGAGTACCTGCGTTCCGAGCGCGAGAGTCCCTACAAGCGGGAGTACGTGGGGGGCTTTGTGTACCCGCTGCACGCCCAGGCGGGGGCGAGCGGGGAGCACGGTTTGATCAGCACCCGCATCATCGGTCACCTCTTCCCAGACGCCGACCGACTGGGCTGCCGCCTCTACCAGTCCGATATGAAGCTCTATATCCACGCCACGGCGAGCTACTTCTACCCCGACGTGATGCTGGTATGCGGCCAGGAGAAGCCTGATCGTTACTTCGAAACGTCCCCCTGCCTGCTGGTCGAAGTCCTCTCGGGCAGCACGGCGCACAACGACCGCCGCCACAAGCACGCCGTCTACACGGCCATTCCCACCCTCCAGACCTACCTCATCGTGTCGCAGGACGAGCGGTACGTCGTGGAGTACCAGCGCGGTGAGGAAGGTTGGCCCATGCGCGAGCACCGGGGGGAGGGGCGGGTGGACGTGCCCTGCCTGGGCCGCTCGCTGAGCCTGGACGAGATGTACCGGGGCGTGCTGTAA
- a CDS encoding PadR family transcriptional regulator: MARSPNSSPHTRAVLAALLSAHPGPSYGYDLSRATGLKSGTLYPILQRLHAQGYLEAEWEDSPHSGKPPRHVYTLTQEGLRLAREKSERAPAAPRKGALL, from the coding sequence ATGGCCCGCTCCCCCAACTCCAGCCCGCACACGCGTGCCGTCCTTGCCGCCCTGCTCTCCGCGCACCCCGGCCCCAGCTACGGCTACGACCTGAGCCGGGCGACGGGGCTGAAAAGCGGGACGCTCTACCCGATCCTCCAGCGGCTGCACGCGCAGGGCTATCTGGAGGCGGAGTGGGAGGACTCGCCGCATTCGGGCAAACCGCCCCGGCACGTCTACACGCTGACCCAGGAGGGACTGAGGCTGGCGCGGGAGAAATCGGAGCGGGCACCAGCCGCACCCCGGAAAGGAGCCCTGCTATGA
- a CDS encoding HAD family hydrolase, with translation MSGGKFDAVLFDLDGVLVDSEALANAVWTQALAEHGLRLDPEALLARAVGGTHEALFDWLRAEHGWERPGTFIPLLDERLAAAFQTTPAIEGAADTLRALGASGLPFAVASNSQRGRLHLKLAAAGLAELVGEHAYDPAHVGGRGKPLPDLYLHAASALGVDPTRCLVVEDSVTGLRAGVAAGATVWGLLAGGHAHPDGARALLDAGAARVLFTHAELREALGLTTPP, from the coding sequence GTGAGCGGTGGGAAGTTCGATGCGGTTCTATTCGACCTCGACGGCGTGCTGGTGGACAGCGAGGCGCTGGCGAACGCGGTCTGGACCCAGGCGCTGGCCGAACACGGGCTGCGGCTCGACCCGGAGGCCCTTCTGGCGCGGGCGGTGGGCGGCACCCACGAGGCGCTGTTCGACTGGCTGCGCGCCGAGCACGGCTGGGAGCGTCCGGGCACCTTCATCCCGCTCCTGGACGAGCGCCTCGCCGCCGCCTTCCAGACCACCCCCGCCATCGAGGGTGCGGCGGATACCCTGCGGGCGCTGGGGGCGTCGGGCCTCCCCTTCGCGGTGGCGAGCAACAGCCAGCGGGGCCGCCTGCACCTCAAGCTCGCGGCGGCGGGCCTGGCCGAGCTGGTGGGCGAGCACGCCTACGATCCGGCGCACGTCGGCGGGCGCGGCAAACCCCTCCCCGACCTGTACCTGCACGCGGCGTCGGCCCTGGGTGTTGATCCCACCCGCTGCCTCGTCGTCGAGGACAGCGTGACGGGCCTGCGGGCGGGCGTGGCGGCGGGGGCGACCGTGTGGGGCCTGCTCGCGGGCGGACACGCGCACCCCGACGGGGCGAGGGCGCTGCTGGACGCGGGCGCCGCGCGGGTGCTGTTCACCCACGCCGAGTTGCGGGAGGCGCTGGGCCTGACGACACCCCCCTGA
- a CDS encoding histidine triad nucleotide-binding protein: MTNAEPAPESTQGRTLFERIIAREIPSDVVYEDDHYIAIRDIAPKAPIHLLVIPKKVTARVDEITGPAEMGELWLTAVKVARQHAPDYRLVVNCGPGGGQVVFHTHVHILAGWESGPEGDVL; the protein is encoded by the coding sequence ATGACCAACGCCGAGCCTGCCCCCGAGTCCACCCAGGGCCGCACTCTCTTCGAGCGCATCATCGCCCGCGAGATTCCCAGCGACGTGGTGTACGAGGACGACCATTACATCGCTATCCGCGACATCGCCCCCAAGGCGCCCATCCACCTCCTCGTGATTCCCAAGAAGGTCACGGCCCGGGTGGACGAAATCACCGGTCCCGCCGAGATGGGCGAGTTGTGGCTCACGGCGGTCAAGGTCGCCCGCCAGCACGCGCCCGACTACCGCCTCGTCGTGAACTGCGGGCCCGGCGGCGGGCAGGTTGTTTTCCACACCCACGTCCACATCCTCGCCGGGTGGGAAAGCGGGCCGGAGGGCGACGTTCTGTGA
- a CDS encoding SDR family NAD(P)-dependent oxidoreductase, with the protein MRPPKRLLLAAGLGLLAARRALATPYNLSGKRVLISGGSRGLGLALAREFTAHGARVVLMARSAAELGRAAADLRDRGATVHTVTGDLTVAADIERAVEETARVYGGLDVLANVAGLIQVGPLENMTEEDFREIMEINAFAPLRLTRAALPLLRASRGRVLIVSSIGGKVAVPHLAPYSFSKFAVTGLGQALRAELAREGVGVTTVHPWLMQTGSPRHALVKGQVKKEYTLFATLDNLPVLSLDTTVAARRIVNALVRGDAEAMIGGPALLMRYAQALAPQLTADLLALSNRFLPGPSTGDRAVPGASVETPLTQKNPIKQAAEAEFNEGGSVTPGREGPS; encoded by the coding sequence CTGCGACCTCCCAAACGTCTGCTGCTCGCCGCCGGGCTGGGGCTGCTCGCCGCCCGCCGGGCGCTGGCGACGCCCTACAACCTCAGCGGCAAGCGCGTGCTGATTTCCGGCGGGTCGCGCGGTCTGGGGCTGGCGCTTGCCCGCGAGTTCACGGCGCACGGCGCCCGGGTGGTCCTGATGGCCCGCAGCGCCGCCGAGCTGGGGCGCGCCGCCGCCGATCTGCGGGACCGGGGCGCCACCGTCCACACCGTGACGGGTGACCTGACGGTGGCGGCCGACATCGAGCGCGCCGTCGAGGAGACCGCCCGGGTGTACGGCGGCCTCGACGTGCTGGCGAACGTGGCGGGGTTGATTCAGGTGGGCCCGCTGGAGAACATGACGGAAGAGGACTTCCGCGAGATCATGGAGATCAACGCCTTCGCGCCCCTGCGCCTCACGCGGGCCGCCCTGCCCCTGCTGCGCGCCTCGCGGGGGCGGGTGCTCATCGTGTCGTCCATCGGCGGAAAGGTGGCTGTGCCGCACCTCGCCCCGTACTCCTTCAGCAAATTCGCCGTCACCGGGCTCGGGCAGGCCCTGCGCGCCGAACTCGCCCGCGAGGGTGTGGGGGTGACCACCGTTCACCCCTGGCTGATGCAAACCGGAAGCCCCCGCCACGCCCTCGTCAAGGGCCAGGTGAAGAAGGAATACACCCTCTTCGCCACCCTCGACAACCTGCCCGTCCTGTCCCTGGACACCACTGTCGCCGCCCGCCGTATCGTGAACGCCCTCGTGCGCGGCGACGCCGAGGCGATGATCGGCGGCCCCGCCCTGCTGATGCGTTACGCCCAGGCCCTCGCTCCCCAACTCACCGCCGACCTGCTCGCCCTGAGTAACCGCTTCCTGCCGGGACCCAGCACCGGGGACCGGGCGGTTCCGGGGGCGAGTGTCGAAACGCCCCTTACCCAGAAAAACCCCATCAAGCAGGCGGCGGAGGCGGAGTTCAACGAGGGGGGCAGCGTCACCCCCGGGAGGGAAGGGCCGTCCTGA
- the nadE gene encoding ammonia-dependent NAD(+) synthetase gives MPADPALRDHIIRELHVQPDIDPAAEVERRVSFLVNYLGQTPARGFVLGISGGQDSTLAGRLCQLAAERVRDQGGDCTFIAMRLPYGVQADEVDAQTALAFIGPDRSLSVNIKGAADASAQAAHDALGEPLRDFVRGNIKARERMIAQYAVAGQENLLVVGTDHAAEAVTGFFTKYGDGGVDLMPLTGLTKRQGARLLEHLGAPESTWRKVPTADLEDDRPGLPDEVALGLTYRRIDDYLEGRDVPGEVAERVEKLFLATRHKRLLPVSPFDEVPGNAGLPRPPR, from the coding sequence ATGCCCGCCGACCCTGCCCTCCGCGACCACATCATCCGCGAACTGCACGTTCAGCCCGACATCGACCCCGCCGCCGAGGTCGAGCGCCGGGTGAGCTTTCTGGTGAACTACCTGGGGCAGACTCCGGCCAGGGGCTTCGTGCTGGGGATCAGCGGCGGCCAGGACAGCACCCTGGCGGGGCGGCTGTGTCAACTCGCCGCCGAGCGGGTGCGGGACCAGGGCGGCGACTGCACCTTCATCGCCATGCGGCTGCCGTACGGGGTGCAGGCGGACGAGGTGGACGCCCAGACCGCCCTGGCCTTCATCGGCCCCGACCGGAGCCTCTCCGTGAACATCAAGGGGGCGGCGGACGCGAGCGCGCAGGCGGCCCACGACGCGCTGGGAGAGCCCCTGCGCGACTTCGTGCGGGGGAACATCAAGGCGCGCGAGCGGATGATCGCCCAGTACGCGGTCGCCGGGCAGGAGAACCTTCTTGTCGTGGGCACCGACCACGCCGCCGAGGCGGTGACGGGCTTTTTCACCAAGTACGGCGACGGCGGGGTGGACCTCATGCCCCTGACTGGACTCACGAAGCGGCAGGGGGCGAGGCTCCTCGAACACCTCGGCGCCCCGGAGAGCACCTGGCGCAAGGTGCCCACCGCCGACCTGGAGGACGACCGCCCCGGCCTCCCCGACGAGGTGGCGCTGGGCCTGACCTACCGCCGGATCGACGACTACCTGGAGGGCCGCGACGTGCCGGGCGAGGTGGCCGAGCGGGTAGAAAAGCTGTTCCTGGCGACGCGGCACAAGCGGTTGCTACCCGTCTCGCCCTTCGACGAGGTGCCCGGGAACGCGGGGCTGCCGCGCCCGCCCAGGTAG
- a CDS encoding NADP-dependent oxidoreductase produces MRAARLHTFGPPEVLRTEEVPWPFPEGDEVLIRVRASSVNGTDLRLRGGGLGPLGRLQLPLTPGFDVAGEVAACGPAVTAFRPGERVYAVVGHGGGGAAEYVTVRQSRVAVAPQSVPLAQAAAVPLAGLTALQALRGVGRLRAGERVLVYGAAGGIGSFAVRLARLFGAHVTGVARAAKLDFVRNLGAHEALATGEADLGGRSGRWDLILDTPPALTFTRVEAALTPGGRLVSTKPFPGSPAEVRAFLRRPGPRFAPVRTAERGLDLALLTRLIDSGELRVPLDRTFLLEEIRAAHAYAEGPEVRGKVVVTVD; encoded by the coding sequence GTGCGGGCTGCCCGGCTCCACACCTTCGGCCCACCCGAGGTGCTGAGGACCGAGGAGGTGCCCTGGCCCTTCCCCGAGGGGGACGAGGTGCTGATCCGGGTGCGCGCGTCGAGTGTCAATGGCACCGACCTGCGGCTGCGCGGGGGCGGGCTGGGCCCCCTCGGGAGGCTGCAACTGCCGCTCACGCCGGGCTTCGACGTGGCGGGCGAGGTCGCCGCGTGCGGCCCGGCGGTTACCGCCTTTCGCCCCGGCGAGCGGGTCTACGCCGTCGTCGGCCACGGGGGCGGCGGGGCGGCGGAGTACGTGACGGTCCGGCAGTCCCGGGTGGCCGTCGCCCCCCAGAGCGTGCCGCTGGCCCAGGCGGCGGCGGTGCCCCTCGCCGGGCTCACCGCCTTGCAGGCGCTGCGGGGGGTAGGGAGGCTGCGCGCCGGGGAGCGGGTCCTGGTGTACGGGGCGGCGGGGGGCATCGGCTCCTTCGCGGTGCGTCTCGCGCGGCTCTTCGGCGCCCACGTCACGGGGGTGGCCCGCGCCGCCAAGCTCGACTTCGTGCGGAACCTCGGGGCCCACGAGGCCCTCGCCACCGGGGAGGCCGACCTGGGCGGGCGGAGCGGGCGGTGGGACCTCATCCTCGACACGCCGCCCGCCCTGACCTTCACGCGGGTGGAGGCGGCCCTGACGCCGGGGGGGAGGCTGGTAAGCACCAAGCCCTTTCCCGGTTCCCCCGCCGAGGTGCGTGCCTTCCTGCGCCGCCCCGGGCCCCGCTTCGCCCCGGTGCGGACGGCGGAACGCGGGCTCGACCTCGCCCTGCTCACCCGGCTGATCGACTCCGGCGAGCTGCGGGTGCCCCTCGACCGCACCTTCCTATTGGAGGAGATTCGCGCGGCCCACGCTTACGCCGAGGGACCCGAGGTGCGCGGCAAGGTGGTCGTGACGGTGGATTAA
- a CDS encoding NAD(P)-dependent oxidoreductase — translation MTTLALLGGTGRTGRLLIDQALVRGHRLRVLARRPEAVHRQDDLVTVVPGDARDREAVARLVQGADVVLSALGPVRGGPPDVMTLAARHLIEVLPEQGIRRLITLTGAGVPFAGDQPKPVDHIFRVALRLLQPDVLQDSVAHATLIRESDLDWTVVRVPRLGDGPEKPLRVGMVGQIGTQITRASVSRFMLDQVEGREFVRQAPAISN, via the coding sequence ATGACGACCCTGGCCCTGCTCGGCGGCACGGGCCGCACGGGGAGACTCCTGATCGACCAGGCGCTCGTGCGCGGTCACCGCCTGCGGGTGCTCGCCCGGCGCCCGGAGGCCGTTCACCGCCAGGACGACCTCGTGACCGTCGTGCCCGGGGACGCCCGTGACCGCGAGGCCGTGGCCCGGCTCGTCCAGGGGGCGGACGTGGTGCTCAGCGCCCTGGGGCCGGTGCGGGGCGGGCCGCCCGACGTGATGACGCTCGCGGCGCGGCATCTGATCGAGGTGCTGCCCGAGCAGGGCATCCGCCGCCTGATCACGCTGACGGGGGCGGGCGTGCCCTTCGCCGGGGACCAGCCCAAGCCCGTCGATCACATCTTTCGCGTCGCGCTGCGGCTCCTCCAGCCCGACGTGCTGCAAGACTCCGTGGCGCACGCGACCCTGATCCGCGAGAGCGACCTCGACTGGACGGTCGTGCGGGTGCCGCGCCTCGGCGACGGGCCGGAAAAGCCGCTGCGGGTCGGGATGGTCGGGCAGATCGGCACCCAGATCACCCGCGCGAGCGTGTCCCGCTTCATGCTCGATCAGGTGGAGGGGCGCGAGTTCGTGCGGCAGGCGCCCGCCATCAGCAACTGA